One Thermodesulfobacteriota bacterium DNA window includes the following coding sequences:
- a CDS encoding esterase-like activity of phytase family protein yields MKDVLLPVKGQPFQGFSGIKMLKDGTAVIITDNGFGTAKNSPDAVLMFHIVEFDWDKGEVKLIKTIYLHDPDRILPFRITNEATDKRYVTGADIDPESIQVAGGSVYIGDEFGPYVIRTDMDGKLTGFRELDVNGRVLRSPDHYTFQSLPVPGPVTFDVKKSRGFESMAVSPDGKYLYPIVEAPLWIEETKSFENLGGKYFVRIYEFDMGKGAFTGRSFKYALEDKNHSVTDFNLINVSTGLVIERDPGEGDAALACNGDKAKAAAGDCFDDPAIFKRVYKIDMDDVDEYGFVEKVAYVDLLDIKDPNGVSRLVTQGPVFTFPFETAEGVDVYDETHIVVLNDNNYGFSSGRTLGKNDDNEFILLEVGELLK; encoded by the coding sequence GTGAAAGACGTTCTTCTCCCTGTCAAAGGGCAGCCCTTTCAGGGTTTCTCCGGCATCAAGATGTTGAAAGACGGGACTGCGGTCATAATCACCGACAACGGTTTCGGCACCGCCAAAAACTCCCCCGACGCGGTCCTCATGTTCCACATTGTCGAGTTCGACTGGGACAAGGGCGAGGTAAAGCTTATAAAAACGATATATCTCCACGACCCTGACCGTATCCTGCCTTTCCGCATTACGAACGAAGCGACCGATAAGCGTTATGTGACTGGGGCCGACATCGACCCCGAGTCGATACAGGTCGCAGGCGGCTCCGTATATATCGGAGACGAGTTCGGGCCTTACGTTATACGCACGGATATGGACGGAAAGTTGACCGGTTTCCGAGAGCTCGACGTCAACGGCCGGGTGCTCAGGTCCCCCGACCACTACACGTTCCAGTCACTTCCCGTGCCGGGACCGGTGACGTTCGACGTGAAGAAGTCGCGCGGCTTCGAGAGCATGGCGGTTTCGCCCGACGGGAAATATCTCTACCCGATAGTGGAAGCGCCCTTGTGGATCGAGGAGACGAAATCCTTCGAGAACCTGGGCGGGAAGTATTTCGTACGCATCTATGAGTTCGATATGGGGAAAGGCGCTTTTACGGGGCGGTCGTTCAAATACGCGCTCGAAGACAAGAATCATTCCGTAACCGATTTCAATCTCATAAACGTGTCGACGGGGCTCGTCATTGAGCGTGACCCCGGAGAGGGCGATGCTGCGCTCGCGTGTAACGGAGACAAGGCTAAAGCCGCGGCGGGGGACTGCTTCGACGACCCTGCAATATTCAAGCGGGTCTACAAGATCGACATGGATGATGTGGATGAATACGGATTCGTCGAGAAGGTCGCCTACGTCGATTTGCTCGACATAAAAGACCCTAACGGCGTCTCGCGCCTCGTAACTCAGGGGCCCGTGTTCACATTCCCTTTTGAAACGGCCGAAGGCGTCGACGTATACGATGAGACGCACATAGTGGTATTGAACGATAACAACTACGGCTTCTCGTCCGGGCGTACATTAGGGAAAAACGACGACAACGAATTCATACTCCTCGAAGTCGGGGAGTTATTAAAGTAG
- a CDS encoding adenylate/guanylate cyclase domain-containing protein: MRLSLKPLFSINPVSLTLGTILVVIVLFLARITILDLIELKTYDLRFLTRGQLPSSPAVVIAAIDEKSLDSEGRWPWPRSKIAALVDILSQDGAKVIGFDIGFLEADENSQLALINQFSQKVDAQYGKNSRLASFIQESKKRADNDTALAEAIKKSSAEVVLGYFFHMSEADLDYSIEQSEMDKQLERISDSKYPFVLYEEQGTDSVPFIKAYAPESNLEIITEAAASSGYFTMRSDQDGVLRWMPLTIQYGEDLFPPLAVLCAWQYLGKPQLMVKVGRYGVEEIQMGDRFIPTDESGQLLINYLGPPKTFPHHSASDILSGKFTKGTFKDKIVLVGATATGIYDLRNTPFSPSYPGVEVHASVIDNILTQNFISKPRWSRIYDLLAIIILGVLIGIAIPRMSALKGFLFVAGLIILYISVVLWLFVRAGVWLNIVYPLLTLSMSYMVLTVYYYATEERERKKIKKAFTHYVAPVVIEAMLKDPSQLKLGGDEKVLTVLFSDLQGFTSASERYAPHEMIVILSEYYARMTEQVFAHQGMLKEYVGDEMMAIFGAPIDQNDHAERACAAALAMRDNRNTLNEEWAEIGRPPLIARTGINSGRMLVGNLGSKYRFAYGVLGDHVNLGSRLEGLNKGYGTEILIGENTAQLVGDKFLLREVDMVQVVGRVQPVRIYELLAAHGTPLHHEQEKAFGFYAAGLEAYRERQWNEALGIFNKCLGLCPDDGPSRTMAERCQIYRKTPPPEEWDGVFEAIHKFK; this comes from the coding sequence ATGAGATTATCTCTTAAACCCCTTTTCTCGATCAATCCTGTTTCTCTGACTCTAGGCACAATCCTGGTTGTTATAGTGCTCTTCCTGGCAAGAATAACGATCCTCGACCTTATCGAATTGAAAACTTACGACCTCCGATTTCTAACTCGCGGGCAGTTACCATCCTCCCCGGCGGTCGTTATAGCAGCCATAGACGAAAAAAGCCTAGATAGCGAAGGGCGCTGGCCCTGGCCCAGGTCCAAGATCGCCGCTCTCGTGGATATCCTTTCTCAAGACGGAGCCAAAGTGATCGGTTTTGACATCGGTTTCCTGGAGGCGGATGAGAACTCACAGCTTGCGTTGATCAATCAATTTAGTCAGAAAGTAGATGCTCAATATGGTAAAAACTCACGGCTGGCCAGCTTCATACAAGAAAGCAAAAAGCGAGCCGACAACGACACGGCCCTGGCCGAAGCCATAAAAAAATCGTCCGCGGAAGTAGTTCTTGGATACTTCTTTCATATGAGTGAAGCCGACCTTGATTATAGTATCGAACAGAGCGAGATGGACAAACAGCTTGAACGCATCAGTGATTCAAAATACCCTTTCGTACTTTACGAAGAACAGGGAACAGATTCCGTGCCCTTTATTAAAGCCTATGCGCCCGAGAGCAATCTCGAAATTATCACCGAAGCGGCAGCCTCTTCGGGCTACTTCACCATGCGAAGTGATCAGGACGGTGTCCTCCGCTGGATGCCGCTCACTATACAGTATGGCGAGGATTTGTTTCCTCCTCTGGCGGTCTTGTGTGCCTGGCAGTACCTGGGCAAACCTCAACTGATGGTTAAGGTCGGGCGATACGGAGTGGAAGAGATACAGATGGGAGATCGTTTCATACCGACTGATGAAAGCGGTCAACTGCTCATTAATTACCTAGGCCCTCCAAAAACCTTTCCTCATCACTCTGCCAGCGATATTCTGAGCGGCAAGTTCACTAAGGGAACTTTTAAAGATAAAATCGTGCTTGTTGGGGCCACAGCCACTGGCATCTATGATCTGAGGAACACACCCTTCAGCCCCTCATATCCCGGTGTGGAGGTTCATGCCAGTGTCATCGACAACATATTGACACAAAATTTCATCTCGAAGCCCAGATGGTCGAGGATTTACGACCTGCTCGCCATAATTATTCTGGGAGTTCTCATCGGGATCGCCATACCGCGTATGAGTGCACTTAAAGGGTTTTTGTTTGTCGCCGGACTGATCATCTTATACATCTCCGTGGTACTGTGGCTCTTCGTCAGAGCCGGAGTGTGGCTCAATATCGTCTATCCCCTGCTGACGCTATCAATGAGTTATATGGTCCTTACCGTTTATTATTATGCTACGGAAGAGCGGGAACGTAAGAAAATAAAAAAGGCATTCACTCATTATGTAGCACCCGTGGTAATCGAAGCCATGCTGAAGGACCCGTCCCAGTTAAAACTGGGGGGAGATGAGAAGGTTCTGACAGTCTTGTTCAGCGACCTTCAGGGATTTACTTCCGCATCTGAGCGTTATGCCCCTCATGAGATGATCGTGATTCTGAGCGAATACTATGCCCGGATGACAGAACAGGTATTCGCACATCAGGGGATGCTGAAAGAATACGTGGGTGACGAGATGATGGCTATTTTTGGCGCCCCTATTGATCAGAACGACCATGCGGAAAGAGCGTGCGCCGCAGCCCTGGCCATGCGGGATAATCGAAATACGCTGAACGAAGAGTGGGCCGAGATTGGACGCCCGCCCCTGATCGCCAGGACAGGGATCAACTCGGGCCGCATGCTTGTAGGGAATCTGGGATCCAAATATCGTTTTGCTTACGGCGTTCTAGGGGACCATGTGAACCTGGGCTCCCGTCTTGAGGGTCTAAACAAGGGTTACGGTACTGAAATCCTCATCGGTGAGAACACAGCACAGCTTGTCGGCGATAAGTTTCTCCTGCGGGAAGTCGACATGGTGCAGGTGGTCGGCAGGGTACAGCCCGTGCGTATATATGAGCTCCTGGCCGCACACGGCACGCCACTGCATCATGAGCAGGAGAAAGCATTCGGTTTCTATGCTGCAGGGCTGGAAGCGTATCGAGAACGGCAATGGAACGAAGCTCTTGGTATATTCAACAAATGCCTGGGGCTATGTCCCGATGACGGTCCATCACGAACAATGGCGGAGCGTTGTCAAATCTACCGGAAGACACCGCCCCCTGAAGAGTGGGACGGTGTTTTTGAAGCGATCCACAAATTCAAGTGA
- a CDS encoding cupin domain-containing protein translates to MAKMEKKNLDAPDELRSFPKGKLELVTLAGITFGRATLEPGWKWSDSVKPLANTKSCEAPHTQYHVSGRLAVKMDDGSEAVFGPGDVSYLPPGHDAWVVGSEPVVVIDISGMSEYAKKA, encoded by the coding sequence ATGGCGAAGATGGAAAAGAAGAACCTGGACGCTCCCGACGAATTACGCTCCTTCCCCAAGGGTAAGCTCGAGCTCGTTACTCTCGCGGGCATAACGTTCGGCCGTGCGACCCTAGAGCCGGGGTGGAAGTGGTCCGACAGCGTGAAGCCTTTGGCCAATACGAAAAGCTGCGAGGCTCCGCATACGCAGTACCATGTCTCCGGGCGCCTGGCTGTTAAAATGGACGACGGCTCGGAGGCGGTATTCGGGCCTGGTGACGTATCATACCTCCCGCCGGGGCACGACGCATGGGTTGTCGGCAGCGAGCCTGTGGTGGTGATCGACATCAGCGGCATGTCGGAATATGCAAAGAAGGCTTAA
- a CDS encoding histidine phosphatase family protein, with product MSGDVKTAKIYLGRHCKTAWNLEGRLIGTTDLPLCEVGWKEAKDTLPVVERYGFDRIVSSPLKRALETSKYYADNLGIPLEVNQDLRELDHGDWNGQKYEDLLRDPDGEFSRWFIGGDTSIPIPGGPETLEQVQARIKRTIREIALKYPGEKVLVIMHKHIRSLLTCYLLGESLSNFKKNINEAVEPIELSDEDLKKLL from the coding sequence ATGAGCGGAGACGTGAAAACAGCGAAGATATACCTCGGACGCCACTGCAAGACCGCGTGGAATCTCGAGGGGAGACTCATAGGCACGACCGACCTGCCTCTGTGCGAGGTCGGCTGGAAGGAGGCGAAGGACACGCTTCCGGTCGTGGAGAGGTACGGATTCGACAGGATAGTATCCAGCCCCCTCAAGCGCGCGCTTGAGACCTCGAAGTACTATGCGGACAATCTGGGGATACCGCTCGAGGTCAACCAGGACCTGCGAGAGCTCGACCACGGGGACTGGAACGGACAGAAATACGAAGACTTGTTGCGAGACCCTGACGGGGAGTTCAGCCGGTGGTTCATAGGCGGGGATACGAGCATACCGATACCAGGCGGGCCGGAGACTCTTGAGCAGGTTCAGGCGCGCATCAAGAGGACGATACGCGAGATCGCGCTTAAATACCCGGGCGAGAAGGTGCTCGTGATAATGCACAAGCACATTCGGTCGCTGCTGACGTGCTATCTCCTCGGGGAGAGCCTCTCCAATTTCAAAAAGAACATCAATGAAGCCGTCGAGCCGATCGAGCTTTCGGACGAGGATTTGAAAAAACTTCTTTGA
- a CDS encoding FecR domain-containing protein, which yields MQEKSRADVTLLEKSVIRLNQNTTITLENVKEERTSVIDMIKGAAHFFSSGPDSLEVHTPYTTAGVRGTEFLVSIEDDKTLLSTFEGTVVASNDAGSLTLTGGQSAIAEAGKPPVLSIVARPRDAVQWTLYYPPVLYLSPDEFQSGPGWEGMVRKSIELYISGDIQGAFDSIKDVPEDVRDPRFFTYRASLLLAVGQVNEADADIERALRLDPKYSDAFALETIIYIVENEKDKALDAAEKAVETNPDSATAEIALSYAQQAMFDLKGARTSLEKAVQLDPQNALAWARLAEIWASFGDLGKALNAAQEAVVLEPNLSRTQTVLGFAYLTQVDTKQAKDAFEKAIALDQADYLPRLGLGLAKIRDGDLHGGGREIEIAASLDPNNSIVRSYLGKTYFEEKRTKLDVREYETAKQLDPLDPTPWFYDAIAKQTTNRPVEALQNMQKSIELNNNRAVYRSRLLLDSDLAARSAGLARIYTDLSFQQLALVEGWKSVNIDPSSFSAHRFLADSYAVLPRHEIARVSELLQSQLLQPINITPIQPRLAESNLFLISSQGPGSVSFDEFNPLFNRNQVTLLTSGLVAENETWAGEGVVSAIYNKASFSGGYSYFGTDGFRENDDQKDQIATAYLQLELTYKTSIQAEYRYRNTELGDLALRFFPDDFLPGLRNKQERNYFRVGGRHAFSPGSVLIGNFTYQNADFNLTDKLSSFDAKRPEDAYSAEAQHLFRSQYINLVSGAGYFDVNGRIDTTITIDIPPPDGPIIAQSTTSTDLQHLNMYIYSYLNPMNNVTFTLGASADFLSGDSPDVGDKDKFNPKFGITWNPIPSTTLRAAAFRVLKRTLITDQTLEPTQVAGFNQFFDDVNGTESWVFGGAIDQKFPKDFFGGVQFTKRDLEVPFLDFTADPENPPVRNEDVDEYLGLAYLFWAPHPWLALRAQYLFERFETQGLTDQPKELTTNRVPLGVNFFHPSGLGSNVTVTYLNQDGDFLSPDGDGFVSGEDNFWIVDAAVYYRLPKRYGFITVGATNLFDQEFNYFEVDVDNPRIQPGRVFYARVTLALP from the coding sequence GTGCAGGAGAAAAGCCGTGCCGACGTAACGCTCCTCGAGAAGTCGGTAATCCGTCTAAATCAAAATACCACGATAACGCTCGAAAATGTGAAGGAAGAACGGACGAGTGTTATAGACATGATCAAGGGAGCCGCTCATTTCTTCAGCAGTGGTCCAGACAGCCTTGAGGTACATACACCGTATACGACTGCAGGTGTCAGGGGAACGGAATTTCTCGTAAGCATTGAAGACGATAAGACCTTGTTGTCGACATTCGAAGGTACAGTCGTGGCATCGAACGATGCCGGCAGCCTGACGCTTACCGGCGGCCAGTCAGCAATTGCCGAGGCGGGGAAGCCCCCGGTGCTCAGTATCGTGGCGCGTCCTCGAGATGCCGTACAATGGACACTCTACTATCCGCCCGTCCTTTATCTCAGTCCCGATGAATTTCAATCCGGGCCGGGCTGGGAAGGCATGGTTCGTAAATCCATCGAGCTTTACATAAGCGGGGATATTCAGGGAGCCTTCGACAGTATTAAGGATGTGCCTGAGGATGTCCGCGATCCGCGTTTTTTTACCTATCGGGCCTCACTGCTCTTGGCGGTGGGCCAGGTTAATGAAGCAGATGCCGATATCGAGCGCGCGCTGAGGCTCGACCCCAAATATAGCGACGCCTTCGCGCTTGAAACAATTATCTATATTGTAGAGAACGAAAAAGACAAAGCCCTTGATGCCGCAGAAAAAGCCGTGGAAACGAATCCCGACTCCGCCACGGCAGAGATCGCCCTTTCTTATGCACAGCAGGCAATGTTTGACCTGAAAGGCGCTCGAACAAGCCTTGAAAAGGCGGTGCAGCTTGATCCTCAAAACGCGCTTGCGTGGGCACGGTTAGCAGAGATCTGGGCGTCATTCGGCGATCTAGGCAAAGCGCTCAATGCGGCACAGGAGGCCGTAGTCCTTGAGCCGAATCTCTCGAGGACGCAGACAGTTCTCGGCTTCGCATATCTGACCCAGGTCGATACAAAACAGGCAAAGGATGCATTTGAAAAAGCGATCGCCCTTGACCAGGCCGATTATCTCCCGAGGTTGGGCCTTGGTCTGGCGAAGATCCGGGATGGCGATCTGCACGGCGGCGGGAGGGAGATTGAGATTGCAGCAAGCCTGGATCCAAACAACTCAATTGTCCGCAGCTATCTGGGCAAGACCTACTTTGAAGAGAAACGCACCAAGCTGGATGTGCGCGAGTACGAAACCGCTAAACAACTGGACCCCCTGGACCCGACACCATGGTTCTATGACGCGATAGCGAAACAAACGACGAATAGGCCGGTTGAGGCTCTCCAAAACATGCAAAAATCCATTGAGTTAAACAACAACAGAGCTGTTTACAGATCGCGTCTGCTGCTCGACTCGGACCTGGCCGCACGCAGTGCCGGCCTGGCACGTATCTATACAGATCTCAGCTTCCAGCAGCTTGCCCTCGTTGAGGGATGGAAATCCGTTAACATTGACCCCTCGAGCTTTTCCGCACACCGGTTCCTGGCTGACTCATATGCTGTTTTACCCCGACACGAAATCGCCAGGGTGAGCGAGCTGCTGCAGTCACAGCTGCTTCAGCCCATCAACATCACGCCGATTCAGCCCCGGCTCGCGGAGAGTAATCTATTTCTGATCTCCTCCCAAGGACCAGGCTCTGTCTCCTTCGATGAGTTCAACCCGCTTTTCAACCGCAACCAGGTAACCCTTCTGACGAGCGGCCTGGTTGCCGAAAATGAGACATGGGCCGGAGAAGGCGTTGTCTCGGCCATATATAATAAGGCCAGCTTCAGCGGGGGTTACTCATACTTCGGCACGGACGGGTTTAGAGAAAACGACGATCAGAAGGATCAGATCGCAACCGCCTATCTCCAATTGGAGCTCACTTACAAAACAAGCATTCAGGCTGAGTACCGCTATAGAAACACAGAACTGGGAGACCTGGCACTCAGATTCTTTCCGGATGACTTCCTCCCAGGCTTGAGAAACAAGCAGGAAAGAAACTACTTCAGGGTCGGTGGACGGCACGCATTTTCCCCGGGTTCGGTCCTCATCGGCAACTTTACATATCAAAATGCAGATTTTAATTTGACGGACAAGCTTAGTTCCTTTGACGCGAAAAGACCGGAAGACGCCTATAGCGCCGAGGCCCAACACCTGTTCCGTTCTCAATACATAAATCTCGTTAGCGGCGCGGGCTACTTCGATGTAAACGGAAGGATCGATACGACTATAACGATTGATATTCCCCCGCCCGACGGGCCAATAATTGCTCAATCCACAACAAGTACGGACCTCCAGCACCTTAATATGTACATATACTCATACTTGAACCCCATGAACAATGTGACGTTCACCCTTGGGGCAAGTGCCGACTTCCTGAGCGGCGACAGTCCCGATGTCGGGGATAAAGACAAGTTCAATCCGAAATTCGGTATAACCTGGAATCCGATCCCGTCTACGACTTTACGCGCTGCGGCGTTCAGGGTGTTAAAGAGAACGCTGATTACGGACCAGACCCTGGAGCCGACCCAGGTCGCCGGCTTCAACCAATTTTTCGATGACGTCAACGGAACTGAATCATGGGTATTCGGCGGGGCTATCGATCAGAAATTCCCGAAGGATTTCTTCGGTGGCGTACAATTTACAAAGAGGGATCTGGAAGTTCCGTTCCTGGATTTTACAGCCGATCCAGAAAATCCTCCGGTCCGGAATGAGGACGTCGACGAATATCTGGGTCTAGCCTACCTCTTCTGGGCTCCGCATCCATGGCTCGCGTTAAGAGCACAGTATTTATTCGAACGATTTGAGACTCAGGGTTTGACCGACCAGCCGAAAGAGCTGACTACAAATCGTGTCCCCCTCGGGGTCAACTTCTTCCACCCTTCCGGATTGGGCTCTAATGTGACAGTGACTTACCTTAATCAGGACGGGGATTTTCTGTCGCCGGACGGTGACGGATTTGTGTCAGGCGAAGATAACTTCTGGATCGTCGATGCAGCGGTCTATTACCGTCTGCCGAAACGGTACGGTTTCATCACGGTAGGAGCGACGAATCTCTTTGACCAAGAGTTCAATTATTTTGAGGTAGACGTCGATAATCCGCGCATACAGCCTGGAAGGGTGTTCTATGCACGGGTTACACTGGCGCTTCCATAA
- the glsA gene encoding glutaminase A — protein MPTEHTAQRKSAEDCQRVKSPIQAYLERLHAKCSKLQDGQIATYIPELSKADPNWFGICIATTDGRVYEVGDTRQPFTIQSISKPFVYGIALEDRGINTVLGKIGVEPTGDAFNSISLAPESGCPFNPMINAGAIAATSLVVGDSSDDKMQRILRVFSTYAGRELSIDTTVYKSEKETGHRNRAIGHMLRNFNILNEDPDIALDLYFQQCSISVDARDLSLMAATLANGGVNPLTKDRAISDEFLENLMTIMTTCGMYDYAGEWMYWIGIPAKSGVAGGIMAVMPGQAGIGVFSPPLDARGNSVRGIEVCKNLSRDFNLHCLRVPRSSRSAIRAQYDISKIRSKRLRGERDSEILDKSGTRAKVYELQGDLVFSTVEVTVRRIVDASDTLDIAVIDFKRVTNIEDSSAQILLELIRTLGVNGKFLLLASLQQRHSKFIRFLQEQLTNDDQERTWLRIFPDMDIAIEWCENRLIAGQRLDDGSHEVKLAEHDLCRGLTTEAVAFLETILKRRRYEPGELIVRKDDPADEIYLLMSGEVSVRIDLPNGQIKRLSTLSPGMAFGEIAVINRSVRSADVHADKHVECYLLSTAAFEELGETNPMIKMTLLQNLLRNFSRMLTMVEREVTTLAW, from the coding sequence ATGCCGACAGAACATACGGCGCAAAGAAAAAGCGCCGAGGATTGTCAACGAGTTAAATCTCCGATACAGGCATATCTAGAGCGGCTTCACGCAAAGTGCTCAAAGCTGCAAGATGGACAGATCGCTACCTATATCCCCGAGCTATCCAAGGCGGACCCGAACTGGTTCGGCATCTGCATTGCAACCACAGACGGTCGGGTCTATGAAGTCGGCGATACGCGTCAGCCATTTACGATACAGTCGATCTCCAAACCGTTCGTATACGGCATAGCTCTTGAGGACAGAGGCATCAATACGGTGCTCGGAAAGATAGGTGTTGAGCCTACAGGCGACGCTTTTAACTCGATCAGCCTGGCTCCCGAATCCGGCTGTCCGTTCAACCCTATGATCAATGCCGGCGCAATCGCCGCGACATCCCTTGTGGTTGGCGATTCCAGCGATGACAAGATGCAGCGCATTTTGAGAGTTTTCTCGACCTACGCTGGACGCGAGCTTTCCATTGATACAACTGTCTACAAATCGGAAAAAGAGACGGGCCATCGCAATCGAGCGATTGGTCATATGCTGCGCAACTTTAATATACTGAACGAGGATCCCGATATAGCCCTCGACCTCTACTTTCAGCAGTGCTCAATTTCAGTCGATGCTCGGGATCTTAGCCTTATGGCGGCCACTCTGGCGAACGGCGGGGTTAATCCGCTGACGAAGGATCGAGCAATAAGTGATGAGTTCCTCGAAAACCTTATGACCATCATGACAACTTGCGGAATGTACGACTACGCCGGCGAGTGGATGTATTGGATCGGCATACCCGCCAAGAGCGGTGTCGCAGGGGGAATTATGGCGGTTATGCCAGGTCAGGCCGGGATCGGAGTATTTTCGCCGCCTCTAGATGCACGGGGGAATAGTGTCCGCGGGATCGAGGTTTGCAAGAACCTTTCGAGGGATTTTAACCTCCACTGCCTTCGCGTTCCGCGCTCCTCACGATCTGCCATCCGGGCTCAGTACGATATCTCCAAGATTAGATCCAAACGGCTCCGCGGTGAGCGTGATTCGGAGATTCTCGATAAATCGGGCACCCGGGCAAAAGTTTATGAGCTGCAGGGGGACCTTGTTTTTTCGACCGTCGAAGTAACTGTCCGCAGGATTGTCGATGCAAGCGATACCCTGGATATCGCCGTCATCGATTTCAAGCGAGTCACAAATATAGAGGACTCGTCCGCCCAGATACTGCTCGAATTAATCAGGACTTTGGGAGTTAACGGAAAATTCCTTTTATTAGCGAGCTTACAGCAGAGACACTCGAAGTTCATAAGATTCCTGCAAGAACAGCTTACGAACGACGATCAAGAGAGAACCTGGCTACGCATATTTCCCGATATGGATATCGCAATAGAATGGTGCGAAAACCGTTTGATTGCAGGTCAACGCCTCGATGACGGCTCTCATGAGGTGAAGCTGGCGGAGCATGACCTCTGCCGCGGACTTACGACGGAAGCCGTAGCGTTCTTGGAAACTATACTTAAGAGAAGGCGTTATGAACCCGGAGAGCTCATAGTTCGAAAGGACGATCCGGCTGATGAAATCTACTTGCTCATGAGCGGTGAAGTGAGCGTCAGGATCGACCTTCCCAACGGCCAAATCAAACGGCTTTCGACCCTTTCTCCCGGTATGGCGTTCGGCGAAATTGCCGTCATAAACCGCTCCGTGCGATCAGCAGACGTCCACGCTGATAAACACGTAGAGTGCTATCTACTGTCAACGGCCGCATTCGAGGAGCTTGGCGAGACAAATCCCATGATCAAAATGACGCTTCTCCAAAATCTGTTACGCAATTTCTCTCGGATGCTTACTATGGTTGAGCGGGAAGTCACTACGCTCGCTTGGTGA